From a region of the Coffea arabica cultivar ET-39 chromosome 3e, Coffea Arabica ET-39 HiFi, whole genome shotgun sequence genome:
- the LOC113737121 gene encoding major allergen Pru ar 1 — MGVITYDHEVITSIPPAKLFKTFIVDFDNLIPNILPQAFKSVEILQGDGGAGTIKVTHFGEGSQYKSMKTHVDELDEENFVVKFTIIEGDVLEDVIEKITFVIKILPSADGGSITITSSTYYTKGDAKINEEDIMSRKDKAAGVFKALEAYFDDNPDDY, encoded by the exons ATGGGTGTTATCACTTACGATCATGAGGTTATCACCTCAATCCCACCAGCAAAGCTTTTCAAGACTTTCATCGTTGATTTTGACAACCTCATTCCTAATATCTTGCCTCAGGCCTTCAAGAGTGTCGAAATCCTCCAGGGTGATGGTGGAGCTGGAACCATCAAAGTCACCCATTTTGGCGAAG GTAGCCAGTACAAGAGCATGAAGACCCATGTTGATGAGCTTGACGAGGAGAATTTTGTCGTCAAATTTACCATTATCGAAGGAGATGTTTTGGAGGATGTGATTGAGAAAATTACTTTCGTGATTAAAATCCTACCCTCTGCTGACGGAGGATCCATTACCATAACCAGCAGCACATACTACACCAAGGGTGACGCCAAGATAAACGAAGAGGATATCATGTCTCGTAAAGACAAGGCTGCTGGAGTCTTCAAGGCTCTTGAGGCTTACTTCGATGACAACCCTGATGATTACTAA